A genome region from Erigeron canadensis isolate Cc75 chromosome 3, C_canadensis_v1, whole genome shotgun sequence includes the following:
- the LOC122591618 gene encoding uncharacterized protein LOC122591618, which produces MSNQIETNQSIQNIREDTKELSERLDRINGKMEMNAKNQSINFKDLESRMAAITRPHGALPSNTQQNPKQNQGSNNGQKYTPPTVRQEQAKAITTRTGRSYDPPPNPNVIVSDVQDTGDNDEAEVNEEIEMEDSSTVKTPVTPPKPAGMPNYAKFIKELVTDKGKMDEVKVAYLNAECSAILQNQQIPPKLEDPGSFLITCSIRSLTCKALADLGASINLKPYSVWSRAYCLVDFVILEMEEDTKVPLILRRPFFNTADTIIRVKDKENSFGVGTDRIVFNVERSIKHSYSTDESCFKIDVIDDALDQEFEEFIETEVDEELTRLGDGDIDDELFAEVMALSLDETPPEDENFERVVADGSSRVPNSVDVPPTDVELKPLPAHLEYVYLADKMLTRRERTHLVLNWEKCHFMVTEGIVMGHKVSKAGIEVDRAKIDVIAKLPPPSNVKGVLKE; this is translated from the exons ATGAGCAATCAGATTGAGACCAACCAAAGCATTCAGAATATAAGAGAGGATACTAAGGAGTTGAGTGAGAGGTTGGATAGGATCAATGGCAAAATGGAGATGAATGCAAAGAATCAGAGCATCAACTTcaaggatcttgaaagtaggaTGGCTGCTATAACTAGGCCTCATGGTGCTTTAcctagtaacactcagcagaatccaAAGCAGAATCAAGGGTCGAATAATGgtcagaagtacactccacctACAGTTCGTCAGGAGCAAGCAAAGGCCATTACAACCAGAACAGGTAGATCCTATGaccctcctcctaatcctaatgttattgtttcagatgtgcaggatacaggTGATAATGATGAAGCTGAAGTTAATGAAGAAATTGAGATGGAAGATAGTTCGACTGTAAAGACTCCGGTTACTCCACCGAAACCAGCT GGAATGCCAAATTATGCAAAGTTTATCAAAGAACTTGTGACGgataaaggaaagatggatgaggtgaaGGTCGCTTATCTTAATGccgagtgttctgctatcttgcagaacCAACAGATTCCAcctaagcttgaggatccagggagtttcctTATCACTTGTTCTATTCGCTCTTTAACTTGTAAGGCACTTGCCGATTTAGGTGCTAGCATTAACTTGAAgccttactcggtttgga GTAGGGCATATtgtcttgttgattttgtgatcctcgaaatggaggaagatacTAAGGTACCCCTAATTTTACGTAGACCATTCTTTAATACCGCGGATACTATCatccgggtgaaagataaggaGAATTCTTTTGGTGTGGGTACGGATAGGATTGTTTTCAATGTTGAAagatctattaagcattcttactctACCGATGAGTCTTGTTTCAAGATAGATGtcattgatgatgctttggatcagGAATTTGAGGAATTCATTGAGACTGAGGTAGATGAAGAGCTCACTCGCCTAGGAGATGGAGATATAGATGATGAGTTGTTTGCAGAGGTTATGGCACTAAGTttggatgagacacctccagaGGATGAGAACTTTGAAAGAgttgttgctgatggaagctcaagggtaCCGAATTCTgttgatgtaccccctactgaTGTAGAGCTTAAGCCATTGCCTGCGCACTTGGAGTATGTTTACTTGGCAG ataagatgttgacaCGGCGTGAAAGGACACACcttgttttgaattgggaaaagTGTCATTTCATGGTGACCGAGGGTATTGTGATGGGGCACAAAGTGTCAAAGGCCGGGATAGAAGTTGATAGGGCTAAGATTGATGTTATAGCCAAGCTACccccgccttccaatgtgaaaggg GTATTAAAGGAGTAG